In Mastomys coucha isolate ucsf_1 unplaced genomic scaffold, UCSF_Mcou_1 pScaffold5, whole genome shotgun sequence, one genomic interval encodes:
- the LOC116078724 gene encoding uncharacterized protein LOC116078724 produces the protein MSDASLLRRSPRSLVSAPLTSGGNSTCGDRGGGGSHLKPTALGFSCKTETPIRRAPQEDIDNSPPLGRASATSCPRSPPPFTGAWSRVAAVSDQVASPASGGWEKRSRHRTQRKREKRGLLPENTGHQLPPLTLPAPQVLALPAASKLGFRLCFQDAEPKARLLGLGCVGSLTDSPRRTRAFRFPAIFQGSPDPAVASLPSPATSTAAEIFRNATAGVVISSPTDPDAFPLGEEEGRWGREHEEEGEEKARPGERPCCRPESPRQRGGQAPGGGGKKSVPGRAART, from the exons ATGTCCGATGCCTCGTTGCTTCGGAGGTCTCCCCGCTCCCTTGTCTCTGCTCCTCTCACCAGCGGCGGAAACAGCACTTGCGGCgaccgcggcggcggcggcagccaCCTGAAGCCAACAGCGCTGGGCTTTTCCTGCAAAACCGAGACCCCGATCCGCCGGGCGCCCCAAGAAGACATAGACAACAGCCCCCCGCTGGGCCGAGCT TCCGCGACAAGTTGCCCTCGAAGTCCGCCCCCCTTCACCGGGGCATGGTCAAGGGTGGCTGCTGTCTCTGATCAGGTCGCTTCTCCTGCTTCCGGAGGATGGGAGAAGAGGAGCAGACAccgcacacagagaaagagagagaagcggGGATTATTGCCCGAAAACACAGGTCACCAGCTGCCTCCGTTgaccctccctgctccccaagTCCTCGCGCTGCCTGCCGCCTCCAAGCTGGGGTTCAGGCTGTGCTTCCAGGACGCGGAGCCCAAGGCTAGGCTCCTGGGACTGGGCTGCGTCGGGAGTCTCACTGACTCCCCTCGCCGCACGCGCGCTTTCCGCTTTCCTGCTATTTTCCAGGGCTCCCCGGACCCCGCAGTTGCCTCGCTTCCATCGCCCGCAACTAGCACCGCCGCCGAGATTTTCCGCAATGCAACTGCAGGGGTCGTTATTTCCTCGCCTACGGATCCCGACGCCTTCCCACTTGGCGAGGAGGAGGGCAGGTGGGGGCGGGAGCacgaggaggagggggaggagaaggctcGGCCAGGTGAGCGTCCGTGCTGCCGCCCGGAGTCCCCACGTCAGCGGGGCGGCCAGGCACCCGGGGGCGGAGGCAAAAAGTCCGTCCCGGGGAGGGCGGCGAGGACATAA